Part of the Vigna angularis cultivar LongXiaoDou No.4 chromosome 1, ASM1680809v1, whole genome shotgun sequence genome, CGATACTACTGGCGCCGCATcaaagaagatgaaggagacGGTAGAGGAGACAGATCGTCCTCTACCGAACGGCGTGTGGGATCCCTCGTTCAATCTGAGCCATTAAATCGAGTTCAATTTGGACAACTCAGAAAAGAAAGTGGTGGAGAGCATGACAGAGCAACAAATGGCCGATGCCATGTTAGAATTGGCGAGTCGAACAGCGATGGCTGCTTGGCACATGGCGTACGCTTCCGATAGGGGCGTATTGAGGGTTGAGCTAGAGAAAGCGCGGGCACAACTGAAAGAGCTGGCGGAGGTTCATGCTGGCTGCGACTAAAAGCAGAAGCAGTCGGAGCGATTAATGTGTGAGGCGCAAGTGTTGTTGAATGGTGCTCGCTCCGTCGGCCTGGCGCTGAAGAAAGAACGAGATGACCTTCAGAGGGAGCGTGACCAGGTGGTGGCCGAACTGGAACAGTCGAAGAAGACTGTGGCGACGCTGACCAAAGAGAGGGATGATCTACGTGCTGCGGCGGTTGAGGATTAAGAGTTAAGAGAAGAAATGACTGAAGCCATAATCGTGGAGCACACTAGAGGTTTCAAAAAAGTTCTGAGGCAGGTCGAGCATCTTCTCTAGGTATCTACCGAGGGAGTGGCATTTGACGTGCGGAAGGATGTATATGAGGGTCAAATGCGGCCCTTAGGGGAGATTCCAGAAAACGCCTTCTTGGAGGCTGAAGATGGTGTTGGTGATGAAGCGGTCGCTGTTGAAGAACCCAAAGAGACAGCCGCTGCGGAGGAACCAATTGCTGAAACTGCTGGAGAATCCAGTGTCGGATCTCCAAATATTGTAATAGATTAGACTGTTGAACTTTGACGTGACGATGAACTTATGTTTTGTTCGGCTAGAACTTTTGTTACGTAAATTGTGGTTATTCATGAAATATGACgttgttattattgttgtgtGAACGATAAAATTTCTCCGTTTTGGTGTGAGGTAGACGTTGATAGGGTTTATGAACGATCGTCTAGAGCGAGTGTGCTAGGTGTTTTAGGGTGAACATCTACCAGGGGAGTAATGTCCCGAATTTAACTGGGTGTTCGAGGGAGAacatctaccagagggagtgtgtCCCGAATGTGACTGGGTGTTCGAGAGAGAACATATACCAGAGGGAATGTATCCTGATTTATCATGGTGCGAAGGTTCGAGGGTGAACCTTTAACAGGCCGAATAGTGCCTTGGCTCTGGCTACTTGAGGGCGAGCAtgtgagaataaaataaatgaagaataGAAAAGATATGCTTTAACTGAAATAATATTTGAGGTGAGTAGCATTCCACGTATTAGGGACGGTTTGTCCATTGAGGAGCTGTAGGCGGTATGCCCCATTCATCAGGTCCTCAACGATGCGAAACGGTCCCTCCCAGTTGGCCGCTAACTTTCCGTGTGCTCGATTCTTTCTGGCTTCTCCTCGTTTCCGCCACACAAGATCGTCATTTTTAAACGCTCGGGGCTTGACCTTGGTGTTATAACGACGAGAGAGCATTCTTTTTTGGGCTTCGGCATGGACGGTGGCGATTTCTCGACGTTCAGGAAGGGTGTCGAGATTCATCTGCAACTGTTCATCATTTAAGGACATATTGGTGATGCTGCGTCTTAGGGATGGTTCTCCTACCTCGACTGGGAGCATGACATCGGTGCCGTATGTCAAATTGAATGGAGTGTCCCTAGTGGATCCGTGCGGGGTGCATCTGTATGCCCATAGGACTTCGGGTAGTTCTTCCACCCATAAGCCTTTAGCATCGCCGAGTCGCTTTTTCAATTCTGTGAGCAGGGCTTTGTTCGCGACTTTGGCTTGTCCATTAGTTTGTGGATGCTCCACTGAGCTGGTCACATGTTTAATCCTCAAGCTGCTGAGGAATTCCTTCAATTTTCTCTCAATGAATTGTCTGCCGTTGTCGGTGATGATCTTTTGTGGCAGACCAAATCGGCATATCAAGTGCCAAATGAACTTCTGTACTCGATGGGCGCTGATTATGGACAGTGGTTCGGCCTCTATCCATTTGGTGAAGTAGTCGACCGCCACTAGGAGGAATTTGTTCTGAGCTTTGGCGAGGCGCAACGGTCCAACTATGTCGATTCCCCATTGGGCGAACGACCAAGGGGAGATGATGCCATGCAATTCTTCAGGAGGGACGTGGACATCATGACCGTGGGCCTGGCATGAGAGACATTTCTTGACAAATATCTCGCAATCTCGGTCGATCGTTGGCTAGTAATATCCTGCGCGAAGTACGCGCGCTCTGAGCGTACGTTTACCCGAATGAAAACCGTAGATCCCGGTGTGGAGCTCGCGCAAGATGTAGTCAGCTTCTTCCGCTGATATGCACTTCAACAAGGTTGTGCTATGGCCGTGTCTGTATAGGTCGTCGCATATGTATAGAAAACATGCGATGCGTTTTGAGTCGCTCGCGGTAACCTTTTCTCCTCGCTCATGCTTCATCATCAAGTCCTGTATGTTCTGTCTCCAATCCCTTTCCTGCGTCGGAACATCGGTGACGAAAGCTTCCACGACTAGGTGGTCGAGTGTCATCTTGATGATTGAAGACAACTGTGCTCTCTTCTTGGAGTGAGTTAGTTTAGACAGGAGATCTACCCTCGCATTTTGCTCCCTGGGCACATGGATAATGCTGACCTCGACGAAATCCTGGAGGAGGGTGCTAGCTTTGTGGAAGTAGCGCAACAATTGATTATCCTTGACCTAATATGTTTCGTTCATATGCCCGACCACCAATTGTGAATCCATCATGCACTCTAATCGAGCGACCGTGAGCTCTTTGACTAGGGCTAGACCAGCAATCAAAGCTTCATACTCCGCTTGGTTGTTGCTGGCTAGAAACCGGAATGTGATGGCTTGCTCCACGATTAGACCATTTGGTCCTTCTAGAACAATACCAGCTCCTCCCCCCCTTTTGTCCGAGGATCCGTCCACGTTGAGGAGCCACCTCGGTTCCGAGCCGTCAGGTGTGGGTGTCAGTTCGGCTGCAAAATCTGCCAGGTGCTGACCCTTGATGGATCACCGAGGTTCATAACGGAGTCCAAACTCAGAAAATTCCACTGACCAGGAGACCATCCTCCCTGCCAAGTCGGGTTTTCGGAGGATCTTGGCGATCGGGTGATTAGTGCGGACAACCACCTGATGACTCTGGAAATACGACCGAAGTCGGCGTGAAGCTGTGAGCAGGGccaataattattcttttaaaaggtAATCAAatgtttaatttcaaaatatataataattattttataatattatatatatatttatttatttatttatttgaaggagttccttttattttcatttgctttccaattttattttttaaatacatttttttaaattaaaacaattattttattagttttccccttgttttaagtttaacttctttttatttgacaattattttaaacttaatcatttttaattataaaaatacatacaaaataaataaaatcatttacaataaaattataaaaattatttatatttaaatttataattacaataataaaaataataataatttttttatttttttattatcataaaaagtgaacacatatatattttattttattttattaaattttaatttttttataatttttattattttagattttaatatatatatatatatatatatatattaaaaagtagaatatttataattttgttttaaaatgttaaacatattttcattaatttaaattttatgtgaaattaaatttcatctcaaattttgaatggttttcatttttaaagtttattaatgTAGTTTTCTTATTCATTAACAAACAATGTTGTGAGATGTGTGTTTACATGCTAACATAAACATACACGTAGATATAAATGTTAATACTATTTGTTATATTAACAAATCTTTAATACCgtttaataattatatctatttatttttaaggtttgataattaaattacattagaatttaatacataaataaaatttaatttcatatcattattcatgaattaaaattatatttaatttttattaaaattatttttttattactcaaaaacaaaaaaattggtaATATACTAGGACCTAAAATTTGTAAGTATAAATTTACATAAAGTCAATGTAAGATTAAGAAAGGTGTGTACATACGGATAAGATTATGCTTGTACCATTTGTTTCTTACCATTCCTAATGCACttgttttggaattttttttttctagtttggTTATGCATCATCAAATGAACACTGTTATATTGGTTTGATTGTGAGTGTAGAGTGTAATAATCCaaacatattaatataatgaTATAGATATATAGTTCCTAAGATTCGAGCGTATAGTAGGGTTTAATAAATGGAATATATAATGTATAGTTATTCATGATCAAGTATGAGATGCTAATAAGCacaatatattaatatgatGATAATTTATCactacacaatttttttttatcttaagtATGAGTACGAAATCTAAAAGTAAAGGAGTATTTAACTTGTCATGTATTTATTGCTTGTTAGTATAGTAAGGATgcgaaataaatttatatgttgCTCAAACTCGTCttaatattgacaaaaaaaaatacatcgaCAATGCATATAATGAATTTGagtattactttaatttttaaataagatacAGAGATGAGTATGAGATATCCATCTTCATAACCATTTTCgttgtaaattaataaaacattcttagtttattttaaaatttatgtaattataatttctcTATTATCATTTGACTTTGAAGACTATATTagagtgttttttttatattaaattcttgataatattatattttatttattttgatttttaatttttgtaaaaagtatataataaatatttgggAAATGTAGACACAGATACATATATACTGGTTATGAAAAAGGGttgaaatacaaaaacattCAAGCAAAGACAACCATTTATCAGTTATTGCTGATATACTCCTCGAAAATGACAGTACACATTGAATCATGCCTATTTGCCTACTTGTTTTATCTAGTAATTGAAATAACTTTGTTGTATTGacatattttaacaattgtTTTCTATTAGATAATATACAACaaatttttacatatattttatatctattattttactattcatttttctttcaaatacaaaagttaattttttaataataaaaatcctTCTAAAAATAGATTGTCtggtaaaagaaaaaacattttcctttgTATTATCCTTTAATTTGGTAACTTTTGGGACTTATGTTCCAAGATTTGGGATATTAGAGTTTGTTGTAACTCTTCGTTCTTTTATCGAAATTATTAACGTACGAACAATGACTCGTGCGCTATGCTACGGAATTCTTTTAGACACGCCATTTGTCGTCTTGTTTCACGAATTTTCCTTCGAAGCTCCTCCATAATTTATATTGCATATTGCATAGTTGTTGTGTCATCATTGTGATATTATACTTTTTGTACCCTCATCGTCTTAGATTTATATGGCCAAGACTTATTTCATCTATGCAATGCAAAACAACGTGTGTCAAGATGCCCTAGCTAAACATTTACTTTCTGTTTACGTTTGgaaaagatatttcaaaaattttaagaaattaaaatatatagtatttgaattatttattattgaattatttttatttttaaataatttgtttggatgaaataattaaaatatcttggATTTAAATTTTCATGTTTGAATAAAGCAATGTAGTGTTTATTTTAAGGTAAAATTTATCTCGTTCTTGAATAGCTTAATTTTCGATTCAAGACGACTCGTCTTGACTTCTGCTCATACTAACTTGGTTCGACGTTTGGCACGGGTACACTCAACTCGATTTTTGGTTAAAATTGATTCGACTTGACCTTTGGTAATGATCAACTTAACTCAACCTTCGATTTGAACTACTTGGTTTGTTCTTGAGCAGCAACTGACTTGACTCAATTTTCTGTCAGAGTTGGCTTGACTCGACCTTTGACAAAGGTCGACTCAGCTAGACATTTAGTCATACTCAACTTTGCTGGACCAACTAGAGAAAAACTAATTAAACCAATGCAATACAAGTAAGAAActaaaactcaataatcaactTTTTCACCATATTAAGAGATATAATTCATAAAAGACCTTTAACACTTATTAGTACTTACTATAAATGATTCTATTGaaagatttaatattaattttctttagtcTACCTCAATTATCTTTCCTTGTAATTTAAGTTAATCCTCTTCAAAATTAGAATACTCtgtatcataaaatatattagtccattaaaaataatttttaatttttctgcaGAATGAGTTtccttataatttaaaaattcgttataatttaaaaattcgaTATCAGAACTACAATAAATTGAAGATATCAATGTCATGATAACATATTCAATACTTTTGTCAttgtttcatataaaaaaacatgactAATTTTTATCAGgattaattatatgtttgtttcaattttgatttttttgtctgTATTTTAAACTTTGATTCAAATCACACTCATCTTATAAGACTTTAACAAGAAAAGACCTTATGCAGTGCATCTAACATGATTTATTGTTTATcacatcaaacaaaatttaacgtAATTACGTGAGGAAAAAATTGCATCCACATCTTTCTTAAGTAAGAAACCTACCATTAACAAAGtttaaaacaaatacaaaaaatctAAATCGTTTTATAATCTAACAAAGTTTAAAACAAATACAAGAATCAAAATCgatttataatttaacaaagtttaaaacaaatacaaaaatcaaaatcattttataaactaaGGTTGAGGATCATAGGATGTCCTGGAGGAAGTGCCGGGTACCTTTGGACAATATTATAATGAGAAGTGAACAAAAACGGAATAAAAAAGGGTAACAAGGAACACAAACATTTAGGAGATCTGGGACACCTTTTTAGATTGTCCTCCTTCCCCATAAACTTCACCATACAAAACTTCACCATACAAAATAGGCCAGCCTTTCCACTTTCCACTAAGCTGCAAAGTACAAATACAACCCCTCTGCTTTATAATACAATTTCTTCCCCAAACCATCCCAAAAGTTTGCGTTCAAGTACAATTCATGTTTGGTTTTAAAAGACTCTCTTGCTAGTCTGAGAGATTCATCAAATTAATGACATCTTGATATTAGTTAATGGGATTCAAATAGTTGATAGAACCCACCGAAATTACTATAAATTTTCAGGCCATAGACATATTTATGAAAGTACACCATACCATACCCCACTAACCACTGCTACCAACAGTTTCCTGGTTATTCGGGTCAATGTAATGTTTGAATGAACTTTAGTTCCACTAAGCACTGAAAGACTGATTTTAAATACTTCCCTATCAAAGGATTAAGAACTTGCAGCTGGAGAAGTAAGAAAAGGACAAGAACGAGAATGGGGACTCATACCAAAAAATTAATGGCATGGACCCCAAATATATGTGCCACAATTGAATGATTGCACAAAATTTGCAGGCAAGAAGTAGTGAGCGAGAAGGACGTGAGAATACTAATAGCCCTTTCAAAATTCCTGATCAGATCAGATATCCCCACCTatttcccttttcttctttgtcaCATTGGCATACACACACCATGTTATTTGATAACCAACTTAACACATCACTGCATTCATTACTAGGACACTCTATCCTGATATTTTTTCCACTCCTACTGCTGCTAATCTTCTGATTCTGATTCTGATACAGATACAGACTGATTCAGCTTCATTCAAACAGTTTGGAAGAGGTGAGTTAATTCCtcaagtataaatataaataaaacttagatataaaatgttaagaatataaaatgtCCGCATCATATTTTGTAGATACAATTAGAAATGTatgaaacaatttaaaaattagaatttcaaTAATTGTACAACAGAAATTGATTTCAGTCAAAAAGATTGATACACAACAACATTGGGGGTTCCAGACTTGTAAGTTgatcttttcttctcttccatTAGCTCCATTTGTTACACGGCATTAACATCTTTAGAACCACTGAGGTAGAGTTAAAGTGAAACAAAGGGGGGTATAGTATTTGAAACTGAAGCAATGTACAGAGGCTGCAGCTGCTGTTACTCTAAGCCTTTTCTCTGTAAAATAAGTGTATCCAAAAATTCTTTCTTCCATTGCAGACTTAACCTCCTTCAACCTGCTTTTTGTACTGCAGTTTTAAATAAGAGAATGTATAGTTTTTGATCCATGGAGAAATATAGAAACCCTCCAACGGAATGGGTCACAAAAGACCCAAAACTAGTCCCCACAATACAGTGCCATGCCGGCCCATACACTCCATCAAATTCCTGCAAATTGCAACCACCCGACCAAATTTCATTGACCAACCAATCAACCAGACACCCAAACTTTGAAACACCACAATAATCTTAATTACTTACCAGTAATGTAAAACTCTTACAACagaacaaattaattaaatggaATAAGGTGTACAATGATTGTTTTATTGGAAGTGTACCTTTTTGAGGGAGAGTGCAAGGGTCTTGGATGTGAACTTCTCCATGCTATCCAAAGCATTTCTGGCACAATTCACGGCGTGGATCTGCATAAACGGTGGCATATCAACAGAAACCATTTTCGCCCCATTGAGTGCAAAGACATCTCTTAAATCAGCCTGTGACCCACAGAAGGATCTCCTTCTGCCCCCACCGCCGCCACCCGGAGCAAGAGACAAAGAGATTCTCTCAACGCCATCATGTTTCTCCAAACCAGGTTTCTTCTTTTCAACCTTAGCATCCTCAACCACACCCTTATCATTAGAATCACCAAGTTTCCTCCTTTCCAATTCCAAACTACGCTTTTGGGACTTCTCTTTGTGGGTTCTCTTCACAGCCACAACAAcatcactctctctctctggGACGACCATGGCAGAGGTTGTCATGGGCTTCCCCTGCAAGTTGGTGTCGACAAGAGGAGAGTGTTTGTGGGGTGGACGAGTTTTGTGGGTTTGAGCCAAGTTTAGGCTTGACATGTGTTTTACCAGAAAAGAGGGTTTATAGGTTTGGATGAGATCTGAGTTTGGGGTTGTAGGTTTGGATTTTGGAGCGTCCAAGTTCCGATGTTGGGAAGGGTGGTGCGCCATGCCGAAAGGGTGGTGGAAGCCGAGAAGGTGGAAACTGCAAAGTGAAAAATTTTGGCTTTGggtttggttttgttttgtttgagagagagagagagaaatagtATAAGATACAGAGAATGTGTTGTATTGTAATGGTGGTAACAACTACTGTACACTAGATGAGGACTTGTTTGGTAAGATGAACACTTAAACTGGTGTTTAATTTGGTCACGCGCCATGGGGAGAGTAGGACCCAGTAAGGATGGAGAATTGTTGACCGTTGACCAGATACCTGAGGATCTTACGTATGAGAATGGGCGTTGTATTGGGCAGAATGGTAGGGTAGCGTAGGGTTGGTCAGGAATACACAAAAGTATTATTGTTTTTGATTGCGATTTTGAACTTTCTCGTGCTAAAAATTGGTTTATTCTTGCTGCTGTGGTTGTCTTGTTAACATAATGATGTTTCAAATTTTGTAGCTTTGTGGAAGGTAAGGgaggtttatttatttttattcatattgaaatatcaaatatattgaatgtttgatgatgatgttatTCGTGTTTGTTTTCTGGATTAGCAGTAGTCATGGCACACATATGTGGGTGATGCGGTCATGATTTTTGTTGAGtctttgttgaaaaaaaaaaacaaccaaagaaaaaggagaatGGGTAGTTGTTATTTGAAAACCTTGGAAATTATGAACATTCATTAATTTCAAAGAAAGTTTGCTTTACCTTTCTAATCTAACTAACACCATTAGTCTACACATTAATTGTTATGGCTGTCCCTTCTAACATTTAAAGCAtagagattttaaaatatagtggtaaacatttttttatacttaatttcaaatgaaactcaagtttaatttattttaaatatacaattataataaatctatttattttaattgaaagatGGTAATGgtgattatatttaataatgtgGAGTGGTGGTACAAGAATATTAATTCTCCTTTCTTGTTTTGAGTGAGTTCATAAAAGGATTGGAAGCAATATAACCAATCTTGAGGGGATCATGAGTGTATGTTGGGCATATGGTGCTTAATTTGATTCTTGTGGAACATTAGGACATGTATATTGAGGTTGAAAATCTTGAGATGAAAAAATACAATGAATTTTGGAGATTGTTCTTTTGAACTATACTATGACTTGATTTGGTAGTATGGAAGAGTGATAACAATGAGTGGTGGTTGGTAGTGTAGAGTAAAGAACTATAAAGACCAATGATTGTTAAGTTATATTGGCTAGTTAAATTAAGGAAGATGAAGATAATATAAGGGAGATGAAGACATATGGTGAATTAAAATTTGGAGCAGGATTTATACAGATGATTTTGTGTATGTCTGCTCTTTTTTGTGCTTGGATGCACACATCT contains:
- the LOC108332127 gene encoding uncharacterized protein LOC108332127, which codes for MAHHPSQHRNLDAPKSKPTTPNSDLIQTYKPSFLVKHMSSLNLAQTHKTRPPHKHSPLVDTNLQGKPMTTSAMVVPERESDVVVAVKRTHKEKSQKRSLELERRKLGDSNDKGVVEDAKVEKKKPGLEKHDGVERISLSLAPGGGGGGRRRSFCGSQADLRDVFALNGAKMVSVDMPPFMQIHAVNCARNALDSMEKFTSKTLALSLKKEFDGVYGPAWHCIVGTSFGSFVTHSVGGFLYFSMDQKLYILLFKTAVQKAG